One window of the Methylovirgula sp. HY1 genome contains the following:
- a CDS encoding alpha/beta hydrolase: MPDVPAIAADHAPVQTALNPAKPGEYPLAQNDGSRASQALCPPPLRLDEPNDQVFDTLDRAGGSVDHAYHAMLAKFTGGLSPMAMYDAFADWGGHLALSPGKQMQLAGKAMRKWLRFMELMTATLPGAPGCHCIEPLPQDKRFAAPEWEAWPFSLMWQGFLLQQQWWHNATTGIGGVTHQHENAVEFTMRQILDMVSPSNFIATNPVVQRRIVETGGANLVQGAMNFADDFQRQMQSLKPAGAEAFQVGRNIAVTKGKVVYRNRLIELIQYAPQTETVHAEPILFVPAWIMKYYILDLSPENSLVRYLVEHGYTVFMISWHNPSAADGDLDLEDYRRLGIMAALDAIEAIVPNRKVHAAGYCLGGTLLAIAAAAMARDSDDRLQSLTFFAAQTDFTEAGELTLFINESQVTFLEEMMRSQGYLDAAQMAATFQLLRSNDLIWSKMIRDYLMGERDRMTDLMAWNADTTRMPARMHSEYLHHLFLDNDLAEGRYLADAAPVALSDIRAPIFCVGTERDHVAPWHSTFKIHLLTDTEVTYLLATGGHNVGIVSPPGPNNGHYHRDYRVHTKAASDMYTDPERWYAKVAPKSGSWWPEWLAWLAAHTSGQDGKYEAARAPGSAAAGYPPLEDAPGTYVLAG, translated from the coding sequence ATGCCAGACGTGCCTGCCATCGCCGCGGATCATGCGCCGGTTCAGACTGCGCTTAATCCCGCCAAGCCGGGCGAATATCCCCTCGCCCAAAATGACGGATCGCGGGCCAGCCAAGCCCTTTGTCCCCCACCATTGCGCCTGGATGAGCCGAACGACCAGGTCTTCGATACGCTCGACCGCGCCGGCGGATCGGTCGATCATGCCTATCATGCAATGCTCGCCAAATTCACCGGCGGCCTGTCGCCCATGGCCATGTATGACGCTTTCGCCGATTGGGGCGGCCATCTCGCTCTGTCGCCCGGCAAGCAAATGCAATTGGCCGGCAAAGCCATGCGCAAATGGTTGCGCTTCATGGAACTCATGACCGCGACGCTGCCCGGCGCGCCCGGATGCCATTGCATCGAGCCTTTGCCGCAGGACAAGCGCTTTGCCGCGCCGGAATGGGAGGCATGGCCGTTCTCCCTCATGTGGCAGGGCTTTCTGCTGCAACAGCAATGGTGGCACAATGCGACGACCGGCATAGGCGGCGTGACCCATCAGCACGAAAATGCCGTCGAATTCACCATGCGGCAGATCCTCGACATGGTCTCGCCGTCAAATTTCATCGCGACCAATCCTGTCGTGCAGCGGCGCATCGTCGAAACGGGCGGCGCCAATCTCGTTCAGGGCGCCATGAACTTCGCCGATGATTTCCAGCGTCAGATGCAATCGCTGAAACCCGCTGGTGCCGAAGCTTTTCAGGTCGGCCGCAATATTGCCGTGACGAAGGGTAAGGTCGTCTATCGCAACCGGCTGATCGAACTCATCCAATATGCGCCGCAGACCGAGACGGTTCACGCCGAGCCGATCCTCTTCGTCCCGGCCTGGATCATGAAATATTACATTCTCGACCTGTCGCCGGAGAATTCGCTCGTACGCTATCTCGTCGAGCACGGCTATACGGTGTTCATGATATCCTGGCACAATCCGAGTGCCGCAGATGGCGACCTCGATCTCGAAGATTATCGTCGGCTCGGCATTATGGCGGCATTGGATGCAATCGAGGCCATCGTGCCCAACCGCAAGGTGCATGCGGCCGGCTATTGCCTCGGCGGTACGCTGCTGGCGATCGCTGCCGCCGCCATGGCGCGCGACAGTGACGACCGCCTGCAAAGCCTCACCTTTTTCGCCGCCCAGACCGATTTCACCGAAGCCGGCGAACTCACCCTTTTCATCAACGAAAGCCAAGTAACTTTTCTCGAAGAGATGATGCGCAGCCAGGGCTATCTCGACGCCGCCCAGATGGCGGCGACGTTCCAGCTCTTGCGATCGAATGATTTGATCTGGTCGAAAATGATCCGTGACTATCTGATGGGCGAACGCGACAGGATGACGGATCTCATGGCCTGGAATGCCGATACGACACGAATGCCAGCGCGCATGCATTCGGAATATCTGCACCATCTCTTTCTCGACAATGATCTCGCCGAAGGGCGTTACTTGGCCGATGCGGCACCGGTCGCGCTCTCGGACATAAGGGCTCCCATCTTCTGCGTCGGTACCGAGCGTGATCACGTCGCGCCTTGGCATTCGACCTTCAAGATCCATCTCCTGACCGATACCGAGGTGACTTATCTGCTGGCCACCGGCGGCCATAATGTCGGCATCGTCTCGCCTCCAGGACCCAATAATGGGCATTATCATCGCGACTATCGGGTCCATACGAAAGCGGCCAGCGACATGTATACCGACCCTGAACGCTGGTACGCGAAGGTGGCGCCGAAATCCGGTTCCTGGTGGCCGGAATGGCTCGCCTGGCTCGCCGCGCATACGAGCGGGCAAGACGGCAAATATGAAGCCGCGCGCGCGCCGGGTTCCGCGGCGGCGGGCTATCCGCCACTCGAAGATGCGCCCGGCACTTATGTTCTCGCAGGCTGA